The sequence below is a genomic window from Deltaproteobacteria bacterium.
GTATGTCCTTGAATAACCGGCATAAATCTTTTTTATAGTCTCTAATTCCAATCTTCATCCCCTATGATATTTTTGCAGTATATTATCTTGTCATCCCCGCTTCTATAAAAGTCTTTCAATCTTGCTGTTTCAAAAAAACCGTTTCTCTCATAAAAAAATCTTGTTTTGGCATAATCAGGCTTTGATGAGGTCTCTGTAAAAAGCAATGTCCCATCAGTTAATGGAACCCTGCCATAGCATACATATCCAACAGGCTTATCATCTTCATCAACAGCACAAAAGAAATCATAGTCTTTCTGCAGGGGATTTGTAAGATAAATCTCCAGAAGTTCTCTGGCACAGTCTTTTTCTTCTTGTGTAAAATTGTCATTCCTGTTTATTATAGAGATTATTGCCTGTCTATCCTTTTCTAAAACCTTTCTAATCTTTATATCCATATCTGTTTACTGCATAGTTTATTATCTCGCATATAAGACCGTTATAAGATAGCCCCGCCGCCTTTGCGCTCCTCGCAAGCCCGGCATCCGGGGATACATCAGGATTTGGATTGACCTCAAGCACCTTCGGTATACTATCAAGCCCCATCCTTATATCAATCCTTGCATAATCACGGCAAAGGAGCGACTTATATGCATTTACTGCCACCGCCTTTATACCTTCTTCCAAATCCCTTGATATATCTGCAGGGCATACAGGGACAGTCTTCTCGTAAAATAGACTTGTTGCAACCCACTTTGCCTCGTAACCAACCAGTCTTGGCATATCAGCAGGGAGTCCTGAGAAATCTATCTCTGATATTGGCAGGGCCCGTGGATTTTCATTGCCTATGACCGAAACATTGAACTCCCTGCCGTCAATGTATTCTTCTATAATGGCAGGCTGTCTGAAAATATCCCGCACATATTCCACCCTTTTTCTTAAGGCATTGATATTATGGACTACAGCGTTATTATCCACTCCAAGTCCTGCATCTTCTTTAAGCGGTTTTACAATCAAAGGGAACTCTAAATCTATAGAAGATAAAGAACCCGCATCACTTACTACAGCATAACGGGATGTAGGAATGCCTTTTGCGGAAAGTATATCCTTTGTCATGCCTTTATTAAGGCAGATGCCAAGTGTCAACGGACCTGAACCTGTATATCTGAAGTTTAAGATTTCATAAAGCCCTGCGACATTCATTTCCATTGAACTCATGCCGAATGCCCCTTCACAGAGATTGAAGATTATATCAGGTCTTCCTTTCAGTAATGTGTTTATAAATGTTTGAGGGTCATCTTTTAATGGAACAAGGGCAGGTGATATGCCGTTTTCTTCAATTGCCTTTTTTACAGAACTTGCAGTGTCTATAACACCCTGAACAGAAACAATATCGTCTATTTCACCCTTCCTTATATGGGCATCATCATTGTAGGTTATAAAGATATTTTTGGGAATCATATAAAAAAAGAAAAATTAAAAGTCAAATCTCAAAAATCAAAATTAAGGAATATCATTTTTAGATTTCGACTTGTCATTTTGCATTTTGATTTCTAACTTTTAACTTGTAGTCCATGCCTCTTGCATGCAATATCTAAAACTGTATTTATAAGTTTGTTATAATCCATTCCAGCAGCCCTTGCTGCCTTTGGAAAACAGGAGTTATTCTTTGGGTCAGGGAGTATGCCCGGCAGGGGGTTGAGTTCCAGAATATAGGGGTTGCCGCTGGCATCCAGCCGCACATCTATCCTGCACCAGTCTTTTAGATCCAGCATATTAAATGCCTTTTTACAGATATCTTCTGTCTCTGTTTTCAGTTTTTCATCTATCTGTGCCGGACAGGTAAATATCTCCAGCGGATTATCAGGTGTATCCCATATCCACTTTGCCTCATAGGAATAGATTGGATTAACACCTTGAGGGAGAGTAGAATAATTTAGTTCTACAATGGGAAGGCAGTGAAGTTCATCACCATTACCGAGCATGGCAACTGTAAACTCCCGTCCTTCAAGAAACTCCTCAACAAGCGCAGGCTGTTTATATTCATCTAAAACCCATTTAATCTTTTTATCCAGTTCTCCTTCATTATGAACAACAGAATCATTTCTTATACCCTTGCTCGAGCCTTCATAAAGAGGTTTGACAATGAGGGGGAAAGAGAGTGGAGAGTGGAGAGTGGAGAGTGGAGAGTGAACTACAAAAAACATGGACGTGGGAATGCCGTAATATGCCAGCATCTCTTTTGCCCTTGCCTTATCAAGGCAGATACCGAGTGTCAATGGTCCAGAACCTGTATATGGTATCTCAAGCATCTCTAATATTGCAGGGATGTGAGATTCTCTGCTTCTTCCATGAATGCCCTCTGCAATATTAAAGACTATATCAGGTTTTTCATTTGCAAGTTTTAGATATGCATCTTTATCAGCCTCTATCAATACAACATCATGCCTTTCTGAAAGGGCATCTTTGACAGCAGATATTGTTTCCTCATCATCCCACTCGGCGTAGAAATCAGGTGGCAGACCTTCCCTTTTAACCCCTTTACTCTTGACATTGTATGTTACTGCAACCCTCATAGTATAAGCACAGCGGCAGCCACCACTGTTGTATACCTTCCATCGCTTTTGACAATTGCAGACTGTGTTATATTTGTTGTCTTAACTATCTTATCGCTTATTCTGTATATCTCCTTTTTCTCATCCCAGCCCAGATTTGCATCAAGTTCTATGCCCAGTGTTGATGCCAGCATTGCTGCTGCCAAGTCTTCAGCATAATCACCTGCTGCCTTATCTGTCTGCCCATAGGCATGGTGTTCACTTAAATATCCATACAATTTTCTGTCAGTTGGTATTGCACATCCGACAGATGATACTATGAGTCTTCTTGGCTCATTGCTGCAGCATCTTGACATTACACAGAATGTAACCTGCCCCGGAGAAAGCATGTTCAAGCCATGTGACCTTGATACAACTTTGCATGCAGGAGGAAATATGCTGGAGACTGCCACTATATTCAGTTTTTCAATGCCTGCGTCCCTGAGTGCAAGTTCAAAAGAATGGAGTTCCTCTTTATGAGTGCCCACCCCCTTTGTAAAAAATACCCGTCTGGGAACAAAATTCACTTTTTAAACCCTCCTTTGAAAGAAATATTAAAAACCAAATATCAAATATCAAAAATAAGGTATTTTATTTTACATTTTAATCTGTCATTTTAATTTTTGCATTTTTATTTTTAATATTTTCTACTACATATCCCATCATCTTGTAAACAAGTTTTGCAGTCATAAAGTCAGGCGCAACATTACCAGGTATAGGACACAACTCAACAACATCAAAGCCTACTACATTCTTCTTTTCAGCAACAGACCGCAGTAACCTTGTAACATCATACCAGTTTAAACCACCGGGTTCAGGTGTCCCTGTTGCCGGCATGATAGACAGGTCAAAAACATCAAGGTCAATGGTTATGAATACATCATCTGTAAGATTATTGCAAATATCCTTCACAGGAATGCTGCTTATAATATCCTTTGCAAAATAAGTGAAAATACCACAGTTTTGAGTTTTGAGTTTTGAGTTTTGAGTTTTCATTAAGAACTCCGCCTCTTCAACAGATAAACTCCTTATGCCAACCTGAACAATCGGGCATATTTCTATTATCCTTCTTGCGATGCAGGCATGATTGTAAGGACTTTCCTGATATTCATCCCTCATATCAGCATGGGCATCTAATTGTAAAACTGACATCTTTGGATATTTTTTTTTAAGCGCCCTTACAAGCCCGAGTGTTATGCTGTGCTCTCCTCCAAGCATTACAGGTATTTTATTCTGCCGTATAATATCATTGGATGCCTCATATAAAACATTCACCATGTCTTCGGGCCCTTTTGATGTAGGCTCAAGATACGGCATTGTATGAATCCCTGCCTTATATGCCTCTATACCAAGTTCCTCATCATACAGTTCCATGTGGGTTGAGGCATCAATGATTGCAAGGGGACCCTTTCTTGCGCCGCTCTGATAAGATGCTGTCATGTCATACGGAACAGGCAGGACAACGAACCTTGCATTTTCAGGAGATGCGGTCTTTTCATCAAGACCACCAAAGTTATGTGGAATCCCTACCACCCTAATACCCTCGCAAAGATAAGAGGTGCAACAATACTTGCATCTGATTCAATAATAAATTTAGGGGTATCTGTCCCTAATTTGCCCCATGTTATCTTTTCATTCGGCACAGCACCTGAATATGAACCATAACTTGTTGTAGAGTCTGATATCTGGCAGAAATATGACCAGAAAGGTGTGTCCTTCTTCTGCAAATCCTGCCTCAACATCGGCACCACACATATAGGAAAATCCCCTGCAATACCGCCGCCGATTTGGAAGAATCCAATGCCCTGCCCTTTGCTGTTGTTTATATACCAATCAGCAAGATATACCATGTATTCTATACCTGATTTAACTGTATTTGGTTTTAATTCGCCTGTTATGCAGTATGAGGCAAAGATATTTCCGAGTGTTGAATCTTCCCACCCAGGCACAATCATAGGCAGGTTCTTTTCACAAGCAGCCAGCAGCCAGCTGTCTTTTGGGTCTATCTCATAATACTGCTCAAGAACCTTACTTTTTAAAAGGCTGTAAAAAAACTCATGCGGCAGATAAGTTCTTCCATTATCATTTGCCTCTTTCCATAATTTAAAAATATGATGCTCTATCCTTCTTATTGCCTCGCCTTCAGGGATGCAGGTATCTGTAACCCTGTTAAAGCCATTTTGAAATAACTGCACTTCTTCCTGCGGTGTTAAATCCCTGTAATTGGGTATCCTTTTATAGTGTGAATGCGCGACCAGATTAAAGACATCTTCTTCCATGTTTGCGCCTGTGCAACTTATTATATCTACCTTGCCCTGTCTAATCATCTCGGCAAAGGATTTCCCAAGTTCTGCTGTGCTCATAGCACCTGCCAGAGTAACCATCATCTTGCCGCCCTTATTCAGATGACCTTCGTATGCCCTAGCCGCTTCAACCAGCGCAGCAGCATTAAAATGAAGGAAATGGGTTTCAATAAATTTTGAGATCGGTCCTTTTGTCAATTTACACCACCTTGATCTTCTCCAAACCTATTTAGATGATTTTGATACATAGATACTACTTTGTTTGCAAAATATCGCGGCACTCCCCTGCCCTCATTCATCATATCGTCAACATATGTGGGCCCGCTGTTATATGCGGTAAGGGCAAGGGCTGTATCTCCGAATCTCTTGTGCAAAACAGAAAAATAATAAATCCCCATCTTAATATTGATGTACGGGTCAAACAGGGTATGTTCCCCTTTCCATTCTATGTTTAAATCGTCGGCAATATACTTGCCAACATGCGGTCTTATCTGCATAAGCCCTATTGCATTCATATTTGACCTTGCCCAATTAAAGAATGAACTCTCTTTTTCTATAAGGGCGATAACAAACATAGG
It includes:
- a CDS encoding arginine decarboxylase, pyruvoyl-dependent, producing MNFVPRRVFFTKGVGTHKEELHSFELALRDAGIEKLNIVAVSSIFPPACKVVSRSHGLNMLSPGQVTFCVMSRCCSNEPRRLIVSSVGCAIPTDRKLYGYLSEHHAYGQTDKAAGDYAEDLAAAMLASTLGIELDANLGWDEKKEIYRISDKIVKTTNITQSAIVKSDGRYTTVVAAAVLIL
- a CDS encoding ATP-grasp domain-containing protein, producing the protein MIPKNIFITYNDDAHIRKGEIDDIVSVQGVIDTASSVKKAIEENGISPALVPLKDDPQTFINTLLKGRPDIIFNLCEGAFGMSSMEMNVAGLYEILNFRYTGSGPLTLGICLNKGMTKDILSAKGIPTSRYAVVSDAGSLSSIDLEFPLIVKPLKEDAGLGVDNNAVVHNINALRKRVEYVRDIFRQPAIIEEYIDGREFNVSVIGNENPRALPISEIDFSGLPADMPRLVGYEAKWVATSLFYEKTVPVCPADISRDLEEGIKAVAVNAYKSLLCRDYARIDIRMGLDSIPKVLEVNPNPDVSPDAGLARSAKAAGLSYNGLICEIINYAVNRYGYKD
- a CDS encoding ATP-grasp domain-containing protein; translated protein: MRVAVTYNVKSKGVKREGLPPDFYAEWDDEETISAVKDALSERHDVVLIEADKDAYLKLANEKPDIVFNIAEGIHGRSRESHIPAILEMLEIPYTGSGPLTLGICLDKARAKEMLAYYGIPTSMFFVVHSPLSTLHSPLSFPLIVKPLYEGSSKGIRNDSVVHNEGELDKKIKWVLDEYKQPALVEEFLEGREFTVAMLGNGDELHCLPIVELNYSTLPQGVNPIYSYEAKWIWDTPDNPLEIFTCPAQIDEKLKTETEDICKKAFNMLDLKDWCRIDVRLDASGNPYILELNPLPGILPDPKNNSCFPKAARAAGMDYNKLINTVLDIACKRHGLQVKS
- a CDS encoding lytic transglycosylase domain-containing protein — encoded protein: MKGLKKYIYILITITAVLIAGGISLYGKGMINKFDYSQDKKYLYTLDTVRNYTTGLSHIEEINLAKIIIEESSNYDIDPMFVIALIEKESSFFNWARSNMNAIGLMQIRPHVGKYIADDLNIEWKGEHTLFDPYINIKMGIYYFSVLHKRFGDTALALTAYNSGPTYVDDMMNEGRGVPRYFANKVVSMYQNHLNRFGEDQGGVN
- a CDS encoding deoxyhypusine synthase family protein, coding for MTKGPISKFIETHFLHFNAAALVEAARAYEGHLNKGGKMMVTLAGAMSTAELGKSFAEMIRQGKVDIISCTGANMEEDVFNLVAHSHYKRIPNYRDLTPQEEVQLFQNGFNRVTDTCIPEGEAIRRIEHHIFKLWKEANDNGRTYLPHEFFYSLLKSKVLEQYYEIDPKDSWLLAACEKNLPMIVPGWEDSTLGNIFASYCITGELKPNTVKSGIEYMVYLADWYINNSKGQGIGFFQIGGGIAGDFPICVVPMLRQDLQKKDTPFWSYFCQISDSTTSYGSYSGAVPNEKITWGKLGTDTPKFIIESDASIVAPLIFARVLGW
- the speB gene encoding agmatinase, giving the protein MVGIPHNFGGLDEKTASPENARFVVLPVPYDMTASYQSGARKGPLAIIDASTHMELYDEELGIEAYKAGIHTMPYLEPTSKGPEDMVNVLYEASNDIIRQNKIPVMLGGEHSITLGLVRALKKKYPKMSVLQLDAHADMRDEYQESPYNHACIARRIIEICPIVQVGIRSLSVEEAEFLMKTQNSKLKTQNCGIFTYFAKDIISSIPVKDICNNLTDDVFITIDLDVFDLSIMPATGTPEPGGLNWYDVTRLLRSVAEKKNVVGFDVVELCPIPGNVAPDFMTAKLVYKMMGYVVENIKNKNAKIKMTD